In a genomic window of Gossypium arboreum isolate Shixiya-1 chromosome 7, ASM2569848v2, whole genome shotgun sequence:
- the LOC108450354 gene encoding pentatricopeptide repeat-containing protein At5g18475 isoform X2: protein MNLVRVSFCKQRCFSSSSSPLPWISPLQLLKPNSQKPDPPPQPSLASTESQRKPKFISHDTAINLIKREKDPQRALQIFNKVSRQKGFTHNSATYGTILHKLAQSKKFQAVDSLLRQMSYETCRFHEGGLCESRRLKEAIELFEEIVGKVDRARKIIEFMKNNGCSPNLFNYSALMNGLCKEGSWEEAKQLFVEMKSTGLKPDTIVYTTLMNCLCRASRIDEAMPLLKEMKENKCEADVVTLNVLLGGLCRESRFHEALQMLEKLPYEGVYLNKASYRIVLNALWQKDEMEKAAKLLGLMLDRGVFPHYATSNEVLIQLCKAGMLDDAVTALFGLAETGFKPEPHCWEFLIEMNCKDRKLLPVFELLDELVIKECTHNLHVGATFA, encoded by the exons ATGAATTTGGTTAGAGTTTCATTCTGTAAGCAGCGCTGCTTCTCTTCCTCTTCATCTCCACTTCCATGGATCTCCCCCCTACAACTCCTAAAACCCAACTCCCAAAAACCAGATCCTCCTCCGCAACCCTCACTTGCCTCTACTGAGTCTCAAAGGAAACCCAAATTTATCTCTCACGACACTGCCATCAACTTGATCAAGCGTGAGAAAGATCCACAACGGGCCTTACAAATATTTAACAAGGTGTCGCGGCAGAAAGGCTTTACTCATAACAGTGCCACCTATGGAACCATCCTTCACAAGCTTGCTCAATCGAAGAAGTTTCAGGCCGTTGACTCATTACTTCGTCAAATGAGCTATGAAACTTGTAGATTTCATGAAG GTGGTCTCTGTGAAAGTAGACGACTTAAAGAAGCCATCGAATTGTTTGAGGAAATAGTTG GAAAAGTCGATCGGGCGAGAAAGATAATAGAGTTTATGAAAAACAATGGATGCAGCCCTAATTTATTCAACTACTCTGCTTTGATGAATGGCTTATGCAAGGAGGGAAGTTGGGAAGAAGCCAAACAACTTTTTGTTGAGATGAAGAGCACAGGTCTGAAACCTGATACAATTGTTTATACTACATTGATGAATTGCCTTTGTAGGGCTAGTAGAATCGATGAGGCGATGCCATTGCTTAAGGAAATGAAGGAAAACAAATGTGAAGCCGATGTTGTTACTTTAAATGTATTACTTGGTGGGTTATGCAGAGAAAGTAGGTTCCATGAGGCGCTTCAGATGCTCGAGAAGCTGCCATACGAAGGTGTTTACTTGAACAAAGCAAGTTACAGAATTGTATTGAATGCATTATGGCAGAAAGATGAAATGGAAAAGGCAGCGAAGCTGTTGGGTCTGATGTTGGATAGGGGGGTTTTTCCACATTATGCAACATCGAATGAGGTGTTGATTCAGCTTTGTAAAGCTGGAATGTTAGATGATGCAGTTACAGCATTGTTTGGATTGGCTGAAACGGGGTTTAAACCAGAACCACATTGTTGGGAGTTTCTGATTGAAATGAACTGCAAAGATAGGAAATTGCTGCCTGTTTTTGAACTACTTGATGAGTTAGTAATAAAAGAATGTACTCATAATCTTCATGTTGGTGCTACTTTTGCTTAG
- the LOC108450354 gene encoding pentatricopeptide repeat-containing protein At5g18475 isoform X1: MNLVRVSFCKQRCFSSSSSPLPWISPLQLLKPNSQKPDPPPQPSLASTESQRKPKFISHDTAINLIKREKDPQRALQIFNKVSRQKGFTHNSATYGTILHKLAQSKKFQAVDSLLRQMSYETCRFHEGGLCESRRLKEAIELFEEIVGKDQILPDALTYNLLINGFCREGKVDRARKIIEFMKNNGCSPNLFNYSALMNGLCKEGSWEEAKQLFVEMKSTGLKPDTIVYTTLMNCLCRASRIDEAMPLLKEMKENKCEADVVTLNVLLGGLCRESRFHEALQMLEKLPYEGVYLNKASYRIVLNALWQKDEMEKAAKLLGLMLDRGVFPHYATSNEVLIQLCKAGMLDDAVTALFGLAETGFKPEPHCWEFLIEMNCKDRKLLPVFELLDELVIKECTHNLHVGATFA; this comes from the exons ATGAATTTGGTTAGAGTTTCATTCTGTAAGCAGCGCTGCTTCTCTTCCTCTTCATCTCCACTTCCATGGATCTCCCCCCTACAACTCCTAAAACCCAACTCCCAAAAACCAGATCCTCCTCCGCAACCCTCACTTGCCTCTACTGAGTCTCAAAGGAAACCCAAATTTATCTCTCACGACACTGCCATCAACTTGATCAAGCGTGAGAAAGATCCACAACGGGCCTTACAAATATTTAACAAGGTGTCGCGGCAGAAAGGCTTTACTCATAACAGTGCCACCTATGGAACCATCCTTCACAAGCTTGCTCAATCGAAGAAGTTTCAGGCCGTTGACTCATTACTTCGTCAAATGAGCTATGAAACTTGTAGATTTCATGAAG GTGGTCTCTGTGAAAGTAGACGACTTAAAGAAGCCATCGAATTGTTTGAGGAAATAGTTGGTAAGGATCAGATATTGCCTGATGCTTTAACCTATAATTTGTTAATTAATGGCTTCTGTCGTGAAGGAAAAGTCGATCGGGCGAGAAAGATAATAGAGTTTATGAAAAACAATGGATGCAGCCCTAATTTATTCAACTACTCTGCTTTGATGAATGGCTTATGCAAGGAGGGAAGTTGGGAAGAAGCCAAACAACTTTTTGTTGAGATGAAGAGCACAGGTCTGAAACCTGATACAATTGTTTATACTACATTGATGAATTGCCTTTGTAGGGCTAGTAGAATCGATGAGGCGATGCCATTGCTTAAGGAAATGAAGGAAAACAAATGTGAAGCCGATGTTGTTACTTTAAATGTATTACTTGGTGGGTTATGCAGAGAAAGTAGGTTCCATGAGGCGCTTCAGATGCTCGAGAAGCTGCCATACGAAGGTGTTTACTTGAACAAAGCAAGTTACAGAATTGTATTGAATGCATTATGGCAGAAAGATGAAATGGAAAAGGCAGCGAAGCTGTTGGGTCTGATGTTGGATAGGGGGGTTTTTCCACATTATGCAACATCGAATGAGGTGTTGATTCAGCTTTGTAAAGCTGGAATGTTAGATGATGCAGTTACAGCATTGTTTGGATTGGCTGAAACGGGGTTTAAACCAGAACCACATTGTTGGGAGTTTCTGATTGAAATGAACTGCAAAGATAGGAAATTGCTGCCTGTTTTTGAACTACTTGATGAGTTAGTAATAAAAGAATGTACTCATAATCTTCATGTTGGTGCTACTTTTGCTTAG
- the LOC108450354 gene encoding pentatricopeptide repeat-containing protein At5g18475 isoform X3, whose amino-acid sequence MKLVDFMKVDLARDFLLNSKKSLRLRPNTCIFNILVKHHCNNGDLESAFEVVKEMKKSKVSYPNLITYSTLIGGLCESRRLKEAIELFEEIVGKDQILPDALTYNLLINGFCREGKVDRARKIIEFMKNNGCSPNLFNYSALMNGLCKEGSWEEAKQLFVEMKSTGLKPDTIVYTTLMNCLCRASRIDEAMPLLKEMKENKCEADVVTLNVLLGGLCRESRFHEALQMLEKLPYEGVYLNKASYRIVLNALWQKDEMEKAAKLLGLMLDRGVFPHYATSNEVLIQLCKAGMLDDAVTALFGLAETGFKPEPHCWEFLIEMNCKDRKLLPVFELLDELVIKECTHNLHVGATFA is encoded by the exons ATGAAACTTGTAGATTTCATGAAG GTTGATTTGGCTCGAGATTTTCTGTTGAACTCGAAGAAATCTCTCAGGTTGAGACCCAATACCTGCATTTTTAACATCTTGGTTAAACATCATTGTAATAATGGAGACCTTGAATCTGCGTTTGAAGTTGTAAAGGAGATGAAAAAATCTAAGGTTTCTTATCCCAATCTGATTACTTACTCAACCTTGATAGGTGGTCTCTGTGAAAGTAGACGACTTAAAGAAGCCATCGAATTGTTTGAGGAAATAGTTGGTAAGGATCAGATATTGCCTGATGCTTTAACCTATAATTTGTTAATTAATGGCTTCTGTCGTGAAGGAAAAGTCGATCGGGCGAGAAAGATAATAGAGTTTATGAAAAACAATGGATGCAGCCCTAATTTATTCAACTACTCTGCTTTGATGAATGGCTTATGCAAGGAGGGAAGTTGGGAAGAAGCCAAACAACTTTTTGTTGAGATGAAGAGCACAGGTCTGAAACCTGATACAATTGTTTATACTACATTGATGAATTGCCTTTGTAGGGCTAGTAGAATCGATGAGGCGATGCCATTGCTTAAGGAAATGAAGGAAAACAAATGTGAAGCCGATGTTGTTACTTTAAATGTATTACTTGGTGGGTTATGCAGAGAAAGTAGGTTCCATGAGGCGCTTCAGATGCTCGAGAAGCTGCCATACGAAGGTGTTTACTTGAACAAAGCAAGTTACAGAATTGTATTGAATGCATTATGGCAGAAAGATGAAATGGAAAAGGCAGCGAAGCTGTTGGGTCTGATGTTGGATAGGGGGGTTTTTCCACATTATGCAACATCGAATGAGGTGTTGATTCAGCTTTGTAAAGCTGGAATGTTAGATGATGCAGTTACAGCATTGTTTGGATTGGCTGAAACGGGGTTTAAACCAGAACCACATTGTTGGGAGTTTCTGATTGAAATGAACTGCAAAGATAGGAAATTGCTGCCTGTTTTTGAACTACTTGATGAGTTAGTAATAAAAGAATGTACTCATAATCTTCATGTTGGTGCTACTTTTGCTTAG
- the LOC108450372 gene encoding DNA polymerase II subunit B3-1, which produces MASSSKKPKEENKNKKKHKEKSNRTADKDAKKSMKKPEKKGSASKIPTKSKPKPELKPDKSKNKSSNGIPVKSQVITDPSSSSESEPQENRNNYHKNVKLNSKRKRKEEVDEEEEEAKVCRFPMNRIKRIIKTEDSHMAVSQDVVFLVNKAAELFLEKFCEDGYKCSIKDRKKSLSYKHLSTVVHEQKRYDFLSDYVPQKIKAEDALKVMNLAETGEG; this is translated from the exons ATGGCCTCCTCTTCCAAGAAACCCAAAGAAGAGAACAAGAACAAGAAGAAGCATAAGGAGAAGAGCAACAGAACCGCTGACAAAGACGCAAAAAAATCCATGAAAAAACCAGAGAAGAAAGGAAGTGCCTCCAAAATACCTACCAAATCAAAGCCAAAGCCCGAATTAAAGCCAGACAAAAGCAAAAACAAGAGCAGCAATGGAATCCCAGTCAAGTCCCAGGTTATTACCGACCCATCTTCAAGCTCTGAATCAGAACCCCAAGAAAACAGAAACAACTACCACAAGAACGTTAAACTCAACAGCAAAAGAAAGCGAAAGGAAGAAGTAgacgaggaagaagaagaagcaaaGGTGTGTAGATTTCCAATGAACAGAATCAAGAGGataatcaagactgaagattCACATATGGCTGTTTCTCAAGATGTTGTTTTTCTTGTTAACAAAGCCGCG GAATTGTTTCTTGAAAAGTTCTGCGAAGATGGATACAAATGCTCCATTAAAGATCGCAAGAAATCACTTAGTTACAAGCACCTAT CAACAGTTGTCCATGAACAGAAGAGATATGACTTTCTATCAG ATTATGTCCCTCAGAAAATAAAAGCTGAGGATGCATTAAAAGTGATGAATTTAGCCGAGACAGGGGAGGGATAG